One genomic segment of Thermoproteales archaeon includes these proteins:
- a CDS encoding MFS transporter produces the protein MSESNPSKAPGYKNVVALGFVSFFTDVSPEMILGILPIYVVTELKASKAALGLMEGLAELANYVFRLLSGIVSDKIGKRKILVFIGYSFSSVAKPLFAFANTWLDAVVIRTLDRVGKGVRTAPRDALLSQSVKKEEAGKAFGIHRTLDQSGAIIGPLLAFIIVPLLGARTLFLLSFIPAAAALVVLTFFVVDIATPSVKREFFKGAKKVFKGKFLLAIIALSLFSLGSYNFSFIILRAGELGIATFALPLIYMTINITHTLAGYPSGVLADKIGRENMLIVSMLVFALSSIMLSLLSGSWVYGVIIALVFGVYQGIYDTVSRAIVPQYAAEEYRGTAYGIYHLVIGLSFLAGISITGYLWDIYGRFLAFTYSTVMSLISAILMATIARK, from the coding sequence GTGTCTGAGTCAAATCCTTCCAAAGCGCCTGGTTACAAGAACGTTGTAGCCCTTGGATTTGTGAGTTTTTTCACGGATGTATCGCCTGAAATGATTCTGGGAATATTACCCATATACGTAGTTACTGAATTGAAAGCTTCAAAAGCTGCTCTAGGGCTTATGGAGGGTTTAGCGGAGCTGGCAAACTACGTTTTCAGGCTTTTATCCGGCATAGTTTCAGATAAGATAGGGAAAAGAAAGATATTGGTTTTTATAGGTTACTCTTTTTCAAGCGTTGCAAAGCCACTTTTCGCTTTTGCGAATACGTGGCTTGACGCGGTAGTTATAAGAACTCTAGATAGAGTAGGCAAGGGAGTTAGAACGGCGCCTAGAGACGCGCTTTTAAGCCAATCTGTTAAAAAAGAAGAAGCTGGAAAAGCCTTTGGCATTCATAGGACCCTAGATCAGTCTGGAGCGATTATAGGACCGCTATTAGCGTTCATAATAGTCCCACTGCTCGGCGCTAGAACTTTATTTTTGCTCTCGTTCATACCTGCCGCTGCCGCTCTTGTAGTTTTAACCTTTTTCGTAGTAGATATCGCTACGCCTTCGGTTAAAAGAGAATTCTTTAAAGGAGCCAAAAAAGTTTTCAAAGGAAAGTTTCTCTTGGCAATTATAGCTTTATCGCTTTTCAGCCTGGGCTCTTATAACTTTTCTTTCATAATCTTAAGAGCGGGCGAACTTGGCATAGCGACGTTCGCACTACCGCTCATATATATGACTATAAATATAACGCACACTCTAGCCGGTTATCCCTCTGGAGTATTAGCTGATAAAATTGGAAGGGAGAATATGCTCATTGTAAGCATGCTAGTGTTCGCTTTATCGTCTATTATGCTTTCATTGCTTTCTGGAAGCTGGGTCTACGGAGTAATTATAGCATTAGTTTTCGGCGTGTATCAAGGCATATACGATACGGTTTCGAGAGCTATAGTGCCTCAATATGCAGCTGAAGAATACAGAGGCACAGCGTATGGGATTTACCATCTCGTTATAGGATTATCTTTTCTAGCTGGGATA